One window of Candidatus Methylomirabilota bacterium genomic DNA carries:
- a CDS encoding xanthine dehydrogenase family protein molybdopterin-binding subunit: protein MSDPVTVQKYAIGQSVHRREDPHLLQGLGRYSDDVNLPRQAYAVVVRSVHAHARIRGIDASAALKAPGTLAVLTGDDFAADGLGNLPTDSNRKRRDGSPAFATPRPALIRGRVRHVGDPLALVVAETPEQAADAAALVAVDYEPLPAVAGAVEATRPGAPAVWDEAPDNVAFVWEAGNRDTVARAFEAAAHVTRLDFVVSRVAAAPLEPRAGVGEFDRRSGRYTLHTGIQAPHGLRTLLAEQVFRVPQSTVRVVTGEVGGSFGMRSGIYPEMVLVLWAAKRLGRPVKWTSDRREGFVTDEHGRDNVTSVELALDAGGKFLALRVNLMVNIGAYLTPRSAGPATNNVGGVAGVYTTPAIHLTSTGVFTNTTPTGPYRGAGRPEATYAIERVIDVAARELGIDAIELRRRNLIPSSAMPFKTGLVFTYDCGDFARVMDMALVLADHAGFEGRRAEARKRGKLLGLGIANPIEVAGGPYTGVNPDTAEMRVNPDGSVSLFAGSTSMGQGNETAFTQIVSDRLGLPPERIQVFWGDSDALGAGRGNGGSGALTVGGSAVLRATEKVIERGRRIAAKLLEAAHEDVVLRDGRFTVTGTDRGVTFNSVARTAYQPRQLPAGFEPGFSETAAFVPPAVTFPNGSHLCEVEIDEETGVVRVVRYAVVDDVGRMVNPMLVKGQIHGGIVQGLGQGLFEILAYESATGQLLSGSFMDYAMPRADDLPLFDVDSHEVPTQVNPLGAKGVGEAGTVGALPALLNAVNDALAPLGVRHLDMPVTPERVWRAIRDAKGGVAT, encoded by the coding sequence CAAGGGCTCGGGCGCTACTCCGACGACGTGAACCTGCCCCGCCAGGCCTACGCCGTGGTCGTGCGCTCGGTGCACGCGCACGCCCGCATCCGGGGTATCGACGCCTCGGCCGCGCTCAAGGCTCCGGGCACGCTCGCCGTGCTCACGGGTGACGACTTCGCCGCCGACGGCCTCGGCAACCTGCCCACCGATTCGAATCGCAAGCGCCGCGATGGGTCGCCGGCCTTCGCGACGCCGCGGCCGGCTCTCATACGGGGGCGTGTCCGGCATGTGGGCGATCCCCTGGCCCTCGTGGTGGCGGAGACTCCGGAGCAGGCCGCGGATGCCGCCGCCCTCGTGGCCGTGGACTACGAGCCATTGCCCGCGGTGGCGGGAGCGGTCGAGGCCACGCGTCCCGGGGCGCCCGCGGTGTGGGACGAGGCGCCGGACAATGTCGCCTTCGTCTGGGAGGCGGGCAATCGCGACACCGTGGCGCGCGCGTTCGAGGCGGCGGCGCACGTGACCCGCCTCGACTTCGTGGTCTCCCGGGTGGCCGCTGCCCCACTCGAGCCACGTGCTGGCGTCGGCGAGTTCGATCGCCGCAGCGGGCGCTACACGCTCCATACCGGGATCCAGGCCCCGCACGGTCTTCGCACCCTGCTCGCCGAGCAGGTGTTCCGCGTGCCCCAGAGCACTGTCCGGGTGGTGACGGGGGAAGTCGGGGGCAGCTTCGGGATGCGCAGCGGCATCTATCCCGAGATGGTGCTGGTGCTCTGGGCGGCCAAGCGTCTGGGGCGCCCCGTGAAGTGGACTTCTGATCGGCGCGAAGGCTTCGTCACCGACGAGCACGGCCGCGACAACGTGACCAGCGTGGAGCTGGCCCTCGACGCGGGCGGAAAGTTCCTGGCCTTGCGTGTCAATCTCATGGTCAACATCGGCGCCTACCTGACGCCCCGCAGCGCGGGTCCCGCCACCAACAATGTCGGCGGCGTGGCCGGCGTGTACACCACGCCCGCCATCCACCTCACGAGCACGGGTGTCTTCACCAACACCACGCCGACCGGCCCCTACCGTGGGGCCGGCCGTCCGGAGGCGACGTACGCCATCGAGCGGGTCATCGACGTGGCCGCGCGCGAGCTCGGAATCGACGCGATCGAGCTGCGCCGCCGGAATCTCATCCCGTCTTCCGCGATGCCGTTCAAGACGGGGCTCGTCTTCACCTATGACTGTGGCGACTTCGCGCGCGTCATGGACATGGCGCTGGTCCTGGCCGACCATGCCGGGTTCGAGGGGCGCCGCGCGGAAGCCAGGAAGCGCGGCAAGCTTCTCGGTCTGGGCATCGCGAACCCCATCGAGGTTGCCGGAGGGCCGTACACGGGCGTCAATCCCGATACGGCGGAGATGCGCGTCAATCCCGACGGCTCCGTCTCGCTCTTTGCCGGATCGACCTCGATGGGGCAGGGGAACGAGACGGCCTTTACTCAGATCGTGAGTGACCGGCTCGGCCTGCCGCCCGAGCGCATCCAGGTCTTCTGGGGCGACAGCGACGCGCTGGGCGCCGGGCGGGGCAATGGCGGGTCGGGCGCCCTCACCGTGGGCGGCTCCGCGGTCCTGCGCGCCACCGAGAAGGTGATCGAGCGCGGGCGACGCATCGCCGCCAAGCTCCTGGAGGCCGCGCACGAGGACGTCGTCCTCCGCGACGGCCGCTTCACCGTCACGGGCACGGATCGCGGCGTGACGTTCAACAGTGTCGCCCGCACGGCCTATCAGCCGCGCCAGCTCCCCGCCGGATTCGAGCCGGGCTTCAGCGAGACGGCGGCGTTCGTGCCGCCCGCCGTCACCTTCCCCAATGGCTCCCACCTGTGCGAGGTCGAGATCGACGAGGAGACGGGGGTCGTGCGGGTGGTCCGCTACGCCGTGGTCGACGATGTCGGCCGCATGGTCAATCCCATGCTCGTCAAGGGGCAGATCCACGGCGGCATCGTTCAGGGCCTCGGCCAGGGGCTCTTCGAGATCCTGGCTTACGAATCGGCGACCGGCCAGCTTCTCTCCGGCTCGTTCATGGACTACGCCATGCCCCGCGCGGATGATCTGCCGCTCTTCGACGTGGACTCGCACGAGGTGCCGACCCAGGTCAATCCGCTGGGCGCCAAGGGAGTGGGCGAGGCGGGCACCGTCGGCGCGCTCCCCGCGCTGCTGAACGCGGTCAATGACGCCCTGGCGCCGCTCGGGGTTCGGCACCTCGACATGCCGGTGACCCCCGAGCGCGTCTGGCGCGCCATCCGCGACGCGAAGGGTGGCGTCGCTACTTGA
- a CDS encoding adenylate/guanylate cyclase domain-containing protein has product MKCPRCQAENPAGMRFCGQCAAPLEAVCPSCGAANPPGHKFCGQCAAPLEPSQPSRFLAPDAYTPKHLAERILTSKSALEGERKQVTVLFADLKGSMELLADRDPEEARKILDPVLNHMMEAVHRYEGTVNQVMGDGIMALFGAPLAHEDHAVRGCYAALAMQGAVKRYADDMRRNHGVTVRIRVGLNSGEVVVRAIGSDLRMDYTAVGQTTHLAARMEQLADPGATLLTADTLALAEGYIDVRSVGPTPVKGMAEPVEVYEMLGASTIRSRFAAAAARGLTTFVGRTAEMEQLAQALDHAKAGRGQVIGVVGEPGVGKSRLYYEFTHSHRVQDCLLIESVSVSYGKATAYLPVIELLRSYFRIESRDDARIIREKVTGRLLSLDRALEPFMAAFLWLLDVSTDDPQWERLDPPQRRQQTLDGVKRLLLRESQVQPVVVVFEDLHWIDAETQALVDALVESLPAARVLLLVNYRPEYQHAWGSKTYYRQLRIDPLPAASAHELLDALLGDDASVRALKPLLVQRTEGTPFFLEESVRTLVETRVLVGARGAYRLQKPLSTIEVPATVKALLAARIDRLPSVEKGVLQAASVIGTDVPFGLLQAIAGMPDEELRQHLVQLQSAEFLYETNLFPELEHTFKHALTHEVAYGTLLGDRRRTLHARIVEAIERLFAGRLTEQVEQLAHHAVRGEVWDRAVTYLHEAGAKAFRRSTYPEAIAYLTQGLELAAKLPPGRDQMRQELRMLLSLGPTLQMTRGFAAAEVERTYARARELSEELGAPVELFQALWGLWLHTAGRGRQDRARPFAEELLALAERLGDPALLLEAHHAMCPSTLWSGDPDATRRHGEKGMALYDQETHASLAFLYGGHDPGVCCRMHSGMALWFLGYPKSALERSRSGLALARDLSHLGSIVNALPFAMLVHQLRGDEAVVRELMESIIMLSTEHGFPQWLLFGKMFEAWFRAEQEGGEAAIAQLRGAIAEYRATGNELYVPGFFSLLATALLKHGAAEEALGVVADAQAMVEATGMRLWDSDYSRLKGELLLARDPGAGQDAEIAFRQAIEIARGQSAKSWELRAAVSLARLWQRQGKRQEAARLLAEAHGWFTEGFDTADLMEAKTLLDRLSAAST; this is encoded by the coding sequence GTGAAATGTCCTCGGTGCCAAGCTGAAAACCCCGCGGGCATGCGGTTCTGCGGGCAGTGCGCAGCCCCGCTCGAGGCCGTCTGTCCGTCGTGCGGGGCGGCCAATCCGCCCGGCCACAAATTCTGCGGACAGTGTGCGGCTCCGCTGGAACCATCCCAACCCTCCCGCTTCCTCGCGCCGGATGCCTATACCCCCAAGCACCTCGCCGAGAGGATCCTCACCTCCAAGAGCGCGCTCGAAGGTGAACGGAAGCAGGTGACGGTCCTCTTCGCGGATCTCAAGGGCTCGATGGAGCTCCTGGCCGACCGCGATCCCGAAGAAGCCCGGAAGATCCTCGACCCGGTGCTCAACCACATGATGGAGGCGGTGCACCGCTACGAGGGCACGGTCAACCAGGTGATGGGCGACGGGATCATGGCCCTCTTCGGCGCGCCCCTCGCCCACGAGGACCACGCGGTGCGGGGCTGCTACGCCGCCCTGGCCATGCAGGGCGCGGTGAAGAGGTACGCGGACGACATGAGACGGAACCACGGCGTCACCGTCCGGATCCGCGTGGGCCTGAATTCCGGCGAAGTGGTCGTGCGGGCCATCGGCAGCGACCTTCGCATGGACTATACGGCGGTGGGGCAGACCACGCATCTGGCCGCGCGCATGGAACAGCTCGCCGATCCGGGCGCCACCTTGCTCACGGCGGACACGCTGGCCCTGGCCGAGGGTTACATCGACGTCAGATCCGTCGGTCCCACGCCGGTGAAGGGCATGGCCGAGCCGGTCGAGGTGTACGAGATGCTCGGCGCCTCCACCATCCGGTCTCGGTTCGCGGCGGCGGCTGCGCGCGGCCTGACGACATTCGTGGGACGGACGGCCGAGATGGAGCAGCTCGCGCAGGCGCTCGACCATGCCAAGGCCGGACGAGGACAGGTCATCGGCGTGGTCGGCGAGCCCGGCGTCGGGAAGTCGCGTCTGTACTACGAGTTCACCCATTCCCATCGTGTCCAGGACTGCCTCCTGATCGAGAGCGTCTCCGTCTCGTACGGCAAGGCGACCGCGTACCTCCCCGTGATCGAGCTGTTGAGGAGCTATTTCCGGATCGAGAGCCGGGACGATGCCCGGATCATCCGGGAAAAGGTGACGGGCCGGCTCCTGTCGCTCGACCGGGCCCTCGAGCCGTTCATGGCCGCGTTCCTGTGGCTGCTCGACGTGTCGACGGACGATCCGCAGTGGGAGCGCCTCGACCCCCCGCAGCGGCGTCAGCAGACCCTCGACGGCGTGAAGCGGCTGCTCTTGCGAGAGAGCCAGGTCCAGCCCGTCGTGGTGGTGTTCGAGGACCTGCACTGGATCGACGCCGAGACGCAGGCGCTGGTGGACGCGCTGGTGGAGAGCCTCCCCGCCGCCCGCGTCCTGCTCCTCGTCAACTACCGCCCCGAGTACCAGCACGCCTGGGGCTCCAAGACGTACTATCGGCAGCTCCGCATCGACCCGCTGCCCGCGGCGAGCGCCCACGAGCTCCTCGATGCCCTTCTCGGTGATGACGCGTCGGTGCGGGCGTTGAAGCCTCTGCTCGTCCAGCGCACGGAGGGGACGCCCTTCTTCCTCGAGGAGAGCGTCCGCACGCTCGTGGAGACGCGCGTGCTCGTGGGCGCCCGGGGCGCCTACCGGTTGCAGAAGCCGCTGAGCACGATCGAGGTGCCGGCGACCGTGAAGGCGCTCCTCGCCGCCCGCATCGATCGCTTGCCGTCGGTAGAGAAGGGTGTTCTCCAGGCCGCCTCCGTCATCGGCACCGACGTGCCGTTCGGGCTGCTCCAGGCCATCGCGGGCATGCCCGACGAGGAGCTTCGACAGCACCTCGTGCAGCTCCAGTCCGCGGAGTTCCTGTACGAGACCAATCTCTTTCCCGAGCTCGAGCACACCTTCAAGCACGCCCTGACCCACGAGGTCGCGTACGGGACGCTCCTGGGGGACCGCCGGCGCACGCTCCATGCGCGGATCGTCGAGGCCATCGAGCGGCTCTTTGCCGGGCGATTGACCGAGCAGGTCGAGCAGCTCGCCCATCACGCGGTGAGAGGTGAAGTCTGGGACCGGGCCGTCACCTACCTCCACGAGGCCGGAGCCAAAGCCTTCAGACGCTCGACCTACCCCGAGGCCATTGCGTACTTGACCCAGGGCCTCGAGCTCGCCGCGAAATTGCCGCCGGGCCGCGACCAGATGCGGCAGGAGCTGCGGATGCTGCTCTCGCTCGGCCCCACGCTCCAGATGACACGGGGATTCGCCGCGGCGGAAGTCGAGAGAACGTACGCCCGCGCGCGTGAGCTGTCCGAGGAGCTCGGCGCGCCGGTCGAGCTTTTTCAGGCGCTGTGGGGTCTCTGGTTGCACACGGCAGGCCGGGGACGCCAAGACAGGGCCCGGCCGTTCGCCGAAGAGCTTCTTGCCCTGGCGGAGCGGCTTGGCGATCCGGCCCTGCTGCTCGAGGCACATCACGCGATGTGCCCCAGCACGCTCTGGTCGGGCGACCCGGACGCGACCCGGCGACATGGCGAGAAAGGCATGGCGCTCTACGATCAAGAGACGCATGCCTCGCTGGCCTTCCTCTACGGCGGGCACGACCCGGGCGTGTGCTGCCGAATGCATTCAGGGATGGCCCTCTGGTTCCTGGGGTATCCGAAGAGTGCGCTGGAACGCAGTCGCTCGGGCCTGGCCCTGGCCCGGGATCTCTCCCACCTGGGGAGCATCGTCAATGCTCTCCCGTTCGCAATGTTGGTCCATCAGCTCCGGGGGGACGAAGCCGTGGTACGGGAACTGATGGAATCAATCATCATGCTCTCGACCGAGCACGGATTTCCGCAATGGCTGTTGTTTGGGAAGATGTTCGAGGCCTGGTTCCGGGCGGAGCAGGAGGGTGGTGAGGCTGCCATCGCTCAGCTTCGCGGAGCCATTGCCGAGTACCGGGCAACGGGGAACGAGCTCTACGTTCCGGGATTTTTCTCTCTCCTGGCCACGGCGCTCTTGAAGCATGGCGCAGCTGAAGAGGCGTTGGGCGTCGTGGCGGATGCGCAGGCGATGGTCGAGGCGACCGGAATGCGGCTCTGGGATTCGGACTACTCGCGCCTCAAGGGAGAGCTACTGCTCGCGCGTGATCCAGGGGCCGGGCAGGATGCGGAAATTGCGTTTCGTCAGGCCATCGAGATCGCGCGCGGGCAGAGCGCGAAATCATGGGAGCTGCGCGCGGCGGTCTCCCTGGCCAGACTGTGGCAACGCCAGGGCAAGCGCCAGGAG